A region from the Papio anubis isolate 15944 chromosome 6, Panubis1.0, whole genome shotgun sequence genome encodes:
- the VGLL2 gene encoding transcription cofactor vestigial-like protein 2 — protein MSCLDVMYQVYGPPQPYFAAAYTPYHQKLAYYSKMQEAQECNASPGSSGSGSSSFSSQTPASIKEEEGSPEKERPPEAEYINSRCVLFTYFQGDISSVVDEHFSRALSQPSSYSPSCTSSKTPRSSGPWRDCSFPMSQRSFPASFWNSAYQAPVPAPLGSPLATAHSELPFAAADPYSPAALHGHLHQGATEPWHHAHPHHAHPHHPYALGGALGAQAAPYPRPAAVHEVYAPHFDPRYGPLLMPAASGRPARLAPAPAPAPGSPPCELSGKGEPAGAAWAGPGGPFSSSSGDVAQGLGLSVDSARRYSLCGASLLS, from the exons AAACTAGCCTATTACTCCAAAATGCAGGAAGCCCAGGAGTGCAATGCCAGCCCCGGCAGCAGTGGCAGCGGCAGCTCCTCATTTTCCAGCCAAACCCCAGCCAgtataaaagaggaagaaggcagCCCAGAGAAAGAGCGCCCACCAGAGGCAGAGTACATCAACTCCCGCTGCGTCCTCTTCACTTATTTCCAGGGTGACATCAGCTCCGTGGTAGATGAACATTTCAGCAGGGCCCTGAGTCAACCCAGCAGCTACTCTCCCAGCTGTACCAGCAGCAAAACACCAAGGAGCTCTGGGCCCTGGCGAG ACTGCTCCTTCCCGATGAGCCAGCGCAGCTTCCCTGCCTCCTTCTGGAACAGCGCGTACCAGGCGCCGGTGCCCGCGCCGCTGGGTAGCCCTCTGGCCACCGCGCACTCGGAGCTGCCCTTCGCCGCCGCCGACCCCTACTCGCCCGCCGCGCTGCATGGCCACCTGCACCAGGGCGCCACCGAGCCCTGGCACCACGCGCACCCGCACCACGCGCACCCGCATCACCCCTACGCCCTGGGCGGCGCCCTCGGCGCCCAGGCCGCCCCCTACCCGCGCCCCGCCGCGGTGCACGAAGTCTACGCGCCGCACTTCGACCCGCGCTATGGGCCGCTACTGATGCCAGCCGCCTCGGGGCGCCCGGCCCGCCTCGCACCCGCCCCAGCGCCCGCGCCCGGTAGTCCTCCCTGCGAGCTCTCCGGCAAGGGCGAGCCGGCGGGCGCCGCGTGGGCCGGGCCTGGGGGGCCCTTCTCGAGCTCCTCGGGGGACGTGGCCCAGGGTCTGGGCCTCAGCGTGGACTCAG CTCGTCGTTATTCCCTCTGTGGTGCATCCCTCCTGAGCTGA